tatcaaaaaaaaaaaaaaaagttaatcatAGCTGTGCTTGTTGTTTAATTCAGTCACTTGCTGGCGGTGGTTCATTCTTTTTCCAAGGTCCTTTGGGCTTTCATTTCTCAGCCATGGGAATAGTTTGAGATcaagttttctttgttgtctttCAACAGACAATGACCGATGTGGTAGGAAACCCAGAAGAAGAGCGAAGAGCAGAGTTTTACTACCAGCCGTGGGCTCAGGAGGCAGTCTGTCGCTACTTCTATTCCaaggtaatttgttttttctctgtttacctCTACCTCTCAGATCCAAACTTAGTTATCTCAAGAACAATTTAATGGATTGTCGTGATATTTCAACATTCATGGACGATGGCAGATACATGTATTGCACGCTTGTCATGGAATTAATAAGAGAAGTAATAATTACGCCTGCTGCAGATGAACTTACCTGtactttattgttattgtttttctttaacaattAACTTCATTATGAATTAACTTgcttattctttttaaacatttatttattaaatgcgAAAAATCTGCATCAAAAATTGAGGCagatatcattttatttatttattttccaaaacgCAATCCGAATTTAAAAACTGGATTGAATTCAGAAACTGGTCCATCAAAAAGTTAATTACATCAGTAGTGCTGCAGTATTGTCATGTAGCCTTAATGAGCTGATAGCATGGCTGTTATTTTTGGTCATCCCCATTGTTGACTTTTATCACAGCTTTGTCTTCTGGTGATTGAATCTTTGTGAAATGGTTTTCAGGTGCAGCAGAGGCGACAGGAGCTGGAGCAGGCACTTGGCATCAGGAACACCTAAAGAAATGTGTTCACAGGCTGCAAATGACAAGACCAACGTGTGTGAACGGAATTTGCTCCCAGAGTTATCTTACCAACTTAGAGAGACATAGATGCTAGATGGCTTTACCGTTATGTAGGatgtcaacttttttttctatccTCACCTCCTGTTGCTATTTGGTTGCATCTTAAACAAGTTtgtatggttttgttttgtttttgttgtttgtttttatttccctctCACCAAAagcattccttttttttttttttttttttcctctttttttttaaatgctttgtgCCCAAACAAAATGGGAATTGTAGACAAATCAAGGCAGATGGCAAATTGTACCTGGCAACATATATAATGTGATTTATCCCTGGATCTAAATCTATCTTAAATCGACGAGAATGTGTTTATTCTCTTTGTTCCCATTTTGGGAAGTAGATTTTCATTTCACACTCCTGGCTCATCCCCAGGCACCTGTCTGTTCAGTTAGATTTTCATCGTGGTTGTGTTTGTAATCAATCGAGCAGCACATTGGCTAGTTCTGATTGCTTTGCATTGACAGTTTGTGCCACGGCCCATTGTACTGATAAGTTGGAGACTCCATCACAGCAGAATatgcattgttttattattttttcccttGTGCCATTTAGTATGAAGTTTACTTTATCAGTGATCCTTGTTTTTAAGAATATGTATTATATCAGTACTTGTCTTGTTAACTAGTACAGATCAAGGAAGTAGCTAGTATGAGTACCTCTAGTCTATATAGTTTTGTAAATGCTGAGCAGAAAAATTGAAGATGGATGTGAAGTAAATTGTATCTTATTctgacagatttttttgtctACGCTCAGATAGTTGAACCAGTATTTATATTCATCAGTTCTTGCTCACAGAGCCCTGTTATTTAGCGCTATACAACATAAAGTCACATATGATGAACTGCTGCTCTGTTGGGCAAAAGCATTCATATCACCTGCAAGTTGAGGAGAGCAGAACCTTTCTgcttttagttttgtgtgtcGTAATCAATAGAAGCCATAAACACTTGAAAAGCTTGGTCTTACATGTCCCAGCGGATTTAAAGAGTTGTAGCTTCTTTGTACACTGGCTGAAGACTGACACCTTTTGAATTTAATGGTTGTTTCCCTGTTGAAGTATAGACAGGCGTGCATTTCATTAATAAATTTCAAGAATACACTAACGTGGGTTTGGGCTGGTACATAATTTAGAACCAGTATTGGGAACACTTTAGGGGATTTTAGTCTTATTAAAATCTGCAGACTTTTTCATGGACCAAACCTATTTTTCTGTATGTTATGTTATAATAAAGCATATGTAAAATGTACCATTATGTGGTAGTTTCTATAGTGTTTTAAcctctgcaaaaagaaaaatggcctCAATACATttctatagaaaaaaaaatcacgtgtAAAGCCCAAAATGAGCTTTTCAGATGTCTCCCTTAGTCACAGCACTGTTCCAGTAccttataaataaagttggcttggctTGATGAGCCAGTTTGACTTAGTCATATAAGAAAGACAAAATTTAccaatacagtacaatatgcaTACATTTGAGGTAATCAAGATGCATGTATTGTATTGAGTAATTTTAGTAAGTATATTTTGTATCGCCcattgtacttttttctttttttgtttttttggtaaaatttcagcattagtgtgtgtgtagggcTAGATgagtagatgtgtgtgtgatcttaTTTAAAGTCTATAGAACAATACATCCGACTAGCTGGGTTAAATCTCATCACTTAGTTACTGACTCAAGTTTGTAAAATATCATcttgcaggggaaaaaaaacccccactgagcactttgaaataaatgtgaatgagTGTGCCACTTTCTTAAGGCAAAGTATGAATCTAAGTGTGAACTGGCCTTTGGAGGGACAGAGTTTGTCCGTGAGAGGCGACGGAGTAGACCAACCATGAGGGGAGGGTGTTGCCAGAGCCTCGGTGAGTCTGGTATAAATACACTTAACTTCGGATTCAGTCCCGTCTTCGCACCGGCAGCAGCTCCGTCTGGGAGGAGAAACACGTGATGGCGGCACCAAAGAAAGTCTGCGTAGTTGGCTCTGGTAACTGGTGAGTGGTGTTTTAAATGCGATTTACTGCACTTTCTGGTGTATTTCAGTGCAGTTCATTTTAAACTGGGGGCATCAACAGCTCAGTCGCTATGTCGTTATTCAATTCTCTGTGTAAGAGTTGACAAGCACTTACAGCGGTTTGTGAATGTTGACCAAAACTTAGAAACTTTGGAGGCCAGAAAGCAGCTTTTAAAGGCGATAAATGATTCATGACGTCCCGAAAGTCGCTTGCAGTTTTGCGAGCGCACAGTGGATTTTGCTCTGCCTCTGCAGGAGGTCTTCTGAGACTGTCTGACCTTTGGTTCCCCCACACCCCCAAAAAGAAGCCGCTCCTGACATTTATTATTCAGCAGCATAAGTGCTGACTCGGCGTTGATGCGGTGTTGATGTCCGTCACTCAGCATGACATTTAGATGAGTCACCGGTGGAAGATGTACTCACAAACTTAACTAGAGGTAGCAATACAAATACTCAATTACACGTGTTAAACGACCTGCTTTCAAATGTTACTGAAGTATAAGTAAGGAAAATAAGGTTTAAAGTAATTAGTTGTCATACTGCCGTTGCAGTGTAGTGgtgtaaaatacacattttcccTTATTACGTACACTATCACTATTACTAATGAAGTTTTGTTCTATGACTTATATATGTAATGAAAGAGCAGCTTATTGATACATTATATTCATAGCCAGTTTTATGTGGATTCACACAATGGTTCATACAGTATCATAATAAAATGCAAGACTCCCTAAATGCCAACATAAAGATCTGCTGATATTATTTTTGTCTGAAAAAAGCCGCTTTCTTAAGTTGTGCAAGTCTCCATTGCAATACAAGATTAACAGAGGTTCGTGTGCCAGCCTACAGTGGGGTTCACTAGTGGGGAATCTGAGATGCATTACAGTAACTATAAGAAGTGAACTGTTAATAACAAGGTGAACAGAaaagtgtgttgtgttgtgtactGCTTTTGATGCAACGATGGTCAATGTACAACCGCTTTAATAACAGCAGTAGCTGATGCTGAAACATCTTAACATAAatctacacaaaacaaaattcatgATCAGCAGAGCAGTAATGCAAGAGACTAAATTTGTCTGTCTAAACAACAACTAGGGCTTCAACTTAAGAAACATAGCACTTTGGCATCACATCGAAGCTTAGAAACTGCTACAGCCCAGTGTAAAATCCATTCACATTTGTTCAATCGCTCAAACTTTTTTGGGGGTCGAGACAATATCTTCATTCAGCTGATGTCCTGACCCCAGAATGATTGTATCTCCATGTCACCAGGGGCTCTGCCATTGCCAAGATTGTGGGTGCCAATGCAGCTCAGTATGACAAGTTTGACACCACCGTGAACATGTGGGTGTTCGAGGAGATGGTGAACAACCGTAAGCTGACAGAAATCATCAATACGGACCACGAAAATGTGAAGTATCTGCCTGGTCACAAGCTGCCCCCCAATGTGGTAAGCACTAAACCTACACTTACAGTATCAACTCCATATCAGGAAAAATGGCAGGCTTCTTTTGGATCCTGTGTGGGAtccaacttgttttttttttttttttttttgtttacattttcgTTGTTGGCTTTCGTTTCTGTATCATTATTTCTCTGTCGTTATCAGTTGGCTGTTCCAGACATGGTTGAGTCTGTGAAGGGAGCCGATATCCTGATCTTTGTGGTCCCTCACCAGTTCATTGGCAAAGTGTGTGACACCATCAAAGGCCACATCAAGAAGGATGCTGTGGGAATGTCTCTCATCAAGGTCAAAGCCTTCCTTTATTACAATGTTTTATGTTCATACAGTGCCATaatacaagtcaaagtgtccagTCCTTTAAGGTACTATCACAGCGCACCAAAGATAGGGACGTCTgatctaattttgtttttatcggTCATTAAAGGGTGTTGATGCAGGTCCAGAAGGCCTTAAGCTGATCTCAGAAGTCATCCGAGGGAAACTGGGCATCACCATGGCGGTACTCATGGGAGCAAACATCGCCAACGAGGTTGCTGATGAGAAGTTCTGTGAAACAACCATCGGTATGAAGTTTAGTTCTTGCATAAGATATCCAAAATGGCAGTTTCATATTAAAGTAAGCAGAGTCATATCATGTGAATTCAGCAGTGATTTATTCTGAATGCATATACGTGGTAAGTGGAGGTGGGACAACATGACTGGATCATTTTGGACATGTAATTAAGTAACAATTGATCCAAAGTATCAATAAGCCAGTGTCCAGACAGAACACCACCATTTTTTTCAATACTTGTTCTTGTTTACAGTCATTTAATTTGAACATTATGAAGCatataaacaacattttcatgACAGGGGATGCAAGACATGGCAGCAGTACATTTTAAGTTGATTGGAATAGCTTTCAAAGACAGCATTGTTTCTGTATATTGTGCTGTCGGTGTGCATTTCTGGATTTTTCTGTTATGTCAGGgtgcaaagacaaaacaatctgGCCCATGCTGAAGGAGCTGATGCAGACTACCAACTTCCGCGTCACTGTGGTGGAGGAGTCAGATGTAGTGGAGATCTGTGGAGCTCTCAAGGTCAGATTTTGTCCTCCGCAAAATGAATCCGTTGCTTGGATTTGACAACCACCCGAGCACTGCCATAGTTAATAATGTTACATCTGTGCTTGAGCACTTAAAAATACACATGCGAGTTTTACAGAGGAATGCATGTCTGAAGGATCCTTTGTAGATTGATATTTGTAgacatttccttttaaattcAGTATTAGGCGTCTGTATAATTCAGATATAGTTTAGAAGTAGAAGATGAGAAAAACTGTGGAAAGTATTACGAGGCCCATCTGCTCTTTTTAAAGGTGCAGTATTAATTCAAAATATCCATTGTTATTGGTACTAACTAATAATCAACAAtctcctgttttattttgttttaaataatttggcaAAAAAATGGCATCAGATTCTCCTCCTTGTTGCTGCTGCAGAACATCGTAGCAGTAGGAGCTGGTTTCTGTGATGGCCTGGGCTTTGGCGACAACACCAAAGCAGCAGTGATTCGTCTCGGCCTCATGGAGATGATTGCCTTCGCCAAGGTCTTCTGCACAAACTGCCCTGTCTCCCCCGCCACCTTCCTGGAGAGCTGCGGTGTCGCCGACCTCATCACCACCTGCTACGGCGGACGCAACCGCAAGATAGGAGAAGCTtttgctaaaacaaacaaagtgagGAATagcttttgtctcattttgtgtttcttctttatcatctctgactctgtcttaccttaaaaaaaaaaaacattttaacgtAACACCAGACATATCTCTGTGTAGAGCATTGAGCAGTTAGAGAATGAGCTGCTGAACGGTCAAAAGCTACAAGGTCCAGCAACTGCAACTGAGGTCCACCAAGTCTTGAAACAGAAAAGTATGGTTGAAAAGTAAGTTTCTCTCATATTTTATTAAGGTCTTTACCAAATGTGGCTTGTTGAAACAATCACTAATGAATGTGAGTTGGGCTTTTActtgcatatttgcacattatgCAAATGTGTACTCtgtttaaaggaatagttttgggaaatgtatttatttgtttttgtggagaagctaatgactttatttttggtCCCATTAATGCATCACTTGTTCTTTGAACCCTTAGTACTGATAGGCAGATTACTTCTTTTTGGGCAGAGCCAGTTGTCCAGAGTTTCCAGTCTTCACTTCAATCTAACTctgcaagaaaacaaagatgcatATTTCTCACATCTTAATCTTAAaccattttattgtttctccAGGTTTCCTCTTTTTACTGCTGTTTACCAGATCTGCTTCAATGGCCACCCAGTCACAGAGTTCATCAAGTGTTTGCAGAACCATCCAGAGCACGTGTGAAGGACCGAAACGAGACCTGATGGGTGGCTGGAAGTTAAGAAAGGACTTTTACATTAGTATTCACAGAGGATTTTATAGCAGAGCGAGTCAGGTGAAGTTTGTGCCTAATCCTGACTGCTCTCGTGTTTGATTTTtgaacaaagacaataaaaaaatggagcGTAGTTGTTCTCCATCTACCTAAACTTCTGTTATTGCAATACTGACAGAGGCATAACACCTGTTCTCGCCTCTGTGTATTTTCTATTGTAAACATACATGTCACTAATAATTGTGGAAATTTGCCAAGTGTTAAAAAATGCTAAGAATTTAAATGACACAATACATCAACTTCAACTTAATGTTATGAAATGTTACATAACATCTTGGGTAAAAGTGCCTTGACTTGCCTTTATACTGACATGTATGGTCAACAAAGCACTGAGCACACAACAGCCACCACTCCTACTCCGTTACTTTTATTCGTCTACATCTGAAGGTGCAATCGATTGCTTAAGACTTATTTTTTGGAATAAATTCTTAAACTTCTTTCCTTCTCGCCTGTGTAGATGTGCCgtattttagttttaactttGCTGGTGTCTTTAATGAAGGTTACACTCTTACACATCAGCCTCACTGTAACCTGACCTAAGCTCAAGTCAGGCTGCCACACTAAACGCTTCACCTTTACCATTTTCTACAGCGTCTACTTCAACCTGTCTTTTAGTTGCACGTCCTGCCGCCTCAGTCACAGCCCTCAGGAGTGACAGCTGTGTGAGTTAGTATGAATTATCAGACtgtgaatgtaaacattttccagtgtttttcatttccatAAGTTCTGTACTCTGCGGATTCATTCACAAACACCTCTGTTTACATGATAAGCAGGTAGCAAGAGCACCTTCATCAACTGCCATCTGTCTGTCACCATACGCCAGTGAATCCCATCAGTCCCTGTGGGGAAAAGTGCCAGCTTGCACCAGACAAGAGCCTGTGTCTCCCGGCCTTGATTTTGCAGTCTGCAGTACAATAGCTGACACTTGCGTGTCTATTAAATCACACCCATGAATTCCAGTAAATTTTTCATGATGTGGAGCGTGAAGTTACATCATTTGCCACTTGTTTAAAATCTGATTCCCTTTCCAAAATCCTTTGCATAGTTATTGAGTCGACTGCCCTGTGAGAGTTCTAATATTAACACACTCCAAAGGAGCAAATGTACATCTATAATTAGACTGTAGACAGCACTGCAGCTGCCTCATCCCTGCTTAAGTACACCAATGAAAGGAGGATGCccttttatttgaaatgctACTCCACTGTGATGCCAGTCATATTACAATGGGACATATTGGATCTAATTTGAGTTacagtttaaaatgtgcatgttttacaTTAACAAATGCATGACTTTTACTAGAACTGTgtatatgcaaatattttattcctgCTTTTTAATAGGTCAGATGTTACATACTGTTCCTTAAGCCTTTTTAATTTGTGATACACGCACTGACCACGTGAGTGCGCCATCACACCAGTCACAAGCCCCTCACTCACCATCTGCTTTCTAAGACTTTTTCAGTCAGgtctttttgaaaacaaaatctatttATCTGAGGGTGTATATTGCCACAATCCAAATATGAAAGTATCTGACATCAGCCTGGCTGTGACTGTGAAACAGCGGACAGATGGGTGTCATTGATCTCTTCGCTGAAGGAGGAGGGACTCGCTTCACTTCCTCAATCCAGTCCTCATCTGAGGGCGGCAGCCGGGCTGGTATGTGGGAGACATAAATCACAGGAAGCTGATGCGTTTGACAATAagaatgtaaaagtaaaagtggcaGCAGGGCCAAGCGAACAAGCAGAGCGTGGGCAGGCTTAAGTTGAAATTCATCTCATTTAACTTGCAAGTCAAAGAGACATAACTGAATCGAAAGCAAATGTGACTAAATAAATCGTTTTTGATTAGGTTCGTTGCATTGTCAGGGCTCAAAAGCACCGGATTTACGTCATAATATCTGCGTAATTAGACTGATGCCAAACGAGTTAGTAACTACCAGTAAAACGTTCATCCTGTGCCCCTGTGATTGTTATAGGTTGTGTTGTCATTATGTTTgccgcttttttttttcttgtggcaaaatattgaaacacacacacaacacacactgtggcAATGCAGAAAAATGAAAGTCTGCGTTTTGCACTTAGCTGCCGTATAAAGGAATTAGATAATTGTGTTGTTAATACCTATGAAATTGGCACCGTGGCCTAAACCCATATTGTACTCAAGACAGAATTGCCCGTTTTACTGAACTAATTTAAGGTTTTAACtagatatttatatacattttatttatgttcttttattttgtatttgcaaagTAACTAAATGCGTCAAATAAACGCAGTGGcgtaaaaagtacatttctctCTAACTAAATGTAGTAAGCTTGTTATGTTACTGCTGACATTGAGAAATTTCCCGACAGTCTATGAACACAACTCGGCAATGGGTCGCTAAGAATTTGTATTTTGAAAGTCTGAGGCGGAAGTGTAGCTCCAGCTCCAGTTTGCTTTACGCTGTGCGGCAAAGTTGAGTGAAGCGAGTCATCATACAAGTGGCACAGGGGAAGGAGCGGTGCTGAACAAGTTTTACACGTCCATCCAAACGgattaaaattactttattcGCGACTGGCGCTCAGTGAAAGATGGCCTCTCTTTCAGCCTGGTTTTGGAACGAGCGGTTCTGGCTGCCGCACAACGTAACCTGGGCGGATCTGGCAGACCCAGCGCCCGGGGTGGAGTATCCCAAAGCTGGACACTTGATTACTGTTTTCCCGCTCGCTTTGGGGATTTTCGCCGTCAGGATCCTTTTCGAGAGGTTCGTATTTGCCGCTCACGTCGGGTGTTTCTCGTAAgtggggatgggggtgggggtgaggggggTATCATAAACGCGCGTCCAACTGACGCTTTTGTTTTTCGCGAAAGCGGAATGATGGGTTCACGAGCGGCGGAGGCACCAGCGCTTCTAAATGTGTGCTAACCCAGGGTTTCACAGACTTTCCTCGTCATTTCCTCATTGATAGTGGTTTTGCAACAACATTGCTTTCTAATTTTTTCCTCttagacaattttttttgtacCACAAACGAGTCCTCGAAATCTGCCAAGCAAGCATCCTTTTAAAGCATCATTAAACTAAAGTGATagctgtttattttctctggGATCCACATCCTAAACCCCTTCTTATAAAGTTTAGATAATTTGGTTACTTCAGGCgcgtttgtgtttatgtgtctttaGTTGTCCTTCACTGATGCATACATGCATGTCGGTGAGTGCTGCCATAGCGCTGCTGCTTCAGCCAGAGGGATTAGTCTATAGGGTCATCTTTCCTGTTCTTTGTGAAGGTTAATTTGGGCTTTTGCTCTGGCCACAAACAAGAAGACAACACTCAACAAcgacaacaaacacacacacacaaacaaatatatgcACAGTGAATTAGTGCACATTTGGATTCAGGCCTTGCTACATAAACCAAGTGGAGATGTCCTGGAGGCTTGCGCCCTTGGCCAAACAGAGTAATGTGCTGCGGGTTCTCTACATTCATGTGTCTGTTGCTGCATAGTTGAGATAAGTTATAATATTGCTGATTCAAATCTCTTCCTCAAATAAAGATAAGGCTGGTTCATGTTTACTAGTATGATACTGATAACACGGGAAGTAGTGTAAGCCCATGTTTCTGCATTTTCAATGTGGGTGTCGCGGTCGTAGGTGGGCCAGTCTAGTGTCATTGGGGTGGTGGGATGCGTTGGGTTGCCCCACCAGTAATTCTT
This genomic interval from Channa argus isolate prfri chromosome 5, Channa argus male v1.0, whole genome shotgun sequence contains the following:
- the gpd1b gene encoding glycerol-3-phosphate dehydrogenase 1b, whose amino-acid sequence is MAAPKKVCVVGSGNWGSAIAKIVGANAAQYDKFDTTVNMWVFEEMVNNRKLTEIINTDHENVKYLPGHKLPPNVLAVPDMVESVKGADILIFVVPHQFIGKVCDTIKGHIKKDAVGMSLIKGVDAGPEGLKLISEVIRGKLGITMAVLMGANIANEVADEKFCETTIGCKDKTIWPMLKELMQTTNFRVTVVEESDVVEICGALKNIVAVGAGFCDGLGFGDNTKAAVIRLGLMEMIAFAKVFCTNCPVSPATFLESCGVADLITTCYGGRNRKIGEAFAKTNKSIEQLENELLNGQKLQGPATATEVHQVLKQKSMVEKFPLFTAVYQICFNGHPVTEFIKCLQNHPEHV